The sequence ttacaaTATTGTGTCAGGAAAAGCCGTTAGACAGGACTGTATGGTTAACCCGATCCATATTTCCAAGCAAAACAAACTCTGTTCTTTCATTCTAGCTGGGTATCGTTTCTGAACCTATAGAGAAACACTGAACATAACCTGCTTGTGATGCAACGACATTTATTGCACATTGACCGATTACTTACACAGTAGTAAATTGCACCAGAGTATAAATACgctataaaacacacacacagaagaggAAAATGgaaatgagacacaagtgctaAAATAACAGCAGATTCACGTGGGCACCTggacataaaaaataaaaataaaaagacccTTAAGATACTTTAATTTATAATATCGATACATTTACAGTACCttgataaaataatatttaaaaagtaacTCTCAGTAAAATTGTAACATAGCAGACAAGAACAGAAATAGATCTGGGGTTTGATGTTCTTTAACCCCCGTTTTATTTGTAATTCGACTTTTTGTGCAAGTAACATCTTCAATTCACTTTACAATTCTTGACACTGTGCAAAAAATGGCTAcgttgtcattttttaaaaatgtgcagtaATTTTTTTGATACAAGGAATTCATTTTTACTGTTCATCTGTAATTACAATGAACAAACTGCAGAAGGCTCAAAgactggggtgggttttttttttttttagaaaatactAATAGTGATACATAAATAAGCTGTTTAATATAAACAAGTCTCTTTTATTTCCCCTGTACAATATGCACAGTTTGAGGTAGAAGTTTCTCAGCCTGATTGCTATTGTCTGGCAAGGGAAGATAAGCACAAAAAGTCACCAGTTTGCTGGTGCTGAAGAAAAAAGCAGAAGAGGTTTGTTCAAAATACAAGTATATCAATGTtcaacattatttattttttattcttgtcTACTTTAGATAACGGGGGAGCCCAGCTATCAAGAGCTTAAAATAAAACTCACCAGAACACAAatacactttcaaaagtgacttttagCCTGATTTGCAAAAATGCtaaacacctgcagctcccacggaCTTCAATGAGATTTTTCGGCAGTCAGCACTTATTAAAACCAGGCTCTTTTCCTTTGTGTGGGGctactgctgcagctcccagaagtaaGGACAGGGATAGCCGATAGTCCTAAACTTTGAAGCAAGGTTAATAACAGCTTGACCCTGCCTACACTGATGGCAACGGCAAAATCCCAATACTTCAatgtttcaggatcaggcccctctgCAACTGTATCTCTCGGAAAAACTTAACCTattttcttatttccttttcaaattattttcccTAACCGCCAACATCGAACTCCCCACAGAAAGATAATAATAATCCAAATGGTTTTGAGACAGTTGGTTAATTTCCTTTGTTCAGTGGTCAGTGGCCTCCCGTTTGCTTTAGCTTCAGATGAGGTACGCTGCATACAAGTTCACCTGCTTTTAATTTTAAGTAAACACAGATTCTCTCCACAGCGAGAGATCAGTTTGGTCTGGTGTTTATTAACCCGACTCCTGGTGGTTTTTACTCCCCTTTTTGCTCCTGTTCATTTCCCTTCCTGTCTTTCTTTATGCTCAGTGTCCAGTGCACAcactcctctgcccccaaacccaACACACCCCCTATCCTTATACCTTGGATTCCGAATAGGAAATTTTGCTATTCCTCTCCTCCAGGCTGGAGTCACTGCCTCCCTGTGTGCCCCCATTGCAATCAGACCATGTCCCTCCTAGGCTGCGCTCGGGGGTGCCCAAAGTATTGATGAAGCTCCCTGGGTACCGGGAGAGCTCCCCAGCGCTGGCGTGCAGCCTCCGGTCAGCTTTCCTGGGGCAGCAGAGCAGCCTCTTGAAGGCCTTGCGGAAGTCGGGGCTGCGGCAATAGATGATGGGGTTGAAAGCCGAGTTGGCATAGCCCAGCCAGTTGAAGAAGACGAAGAGCTGGTCTGGCACCAGGTCCCTGCTGAAGACCTTGACCACGTTGACCAGGAAGAAAGGGAGCCAGCAGAGGGTGAAGACACCCATGATGATGCCTAAGGTCTTGAGGGCTTTTTGCTCCTTCAAGGCCAGGATCCTGGAGGTCCTTCTCCTGCTGGTTCTGCCATTGCCCAGGATGGGCTGATGggattgggctggggcaggaggctgggggtggcTGCAGTAAAACCTGCCCTCGCACCTGTCTATCTTCCTCATCTGCTCCTTGGCCTCCCGGTAGACTCTGATGTACACGAAGATCATGATGATCAGGGGGATGTAGAAAGAGATAATGGAGGAGGCGATGGCATAGGCCCTGTTGGTGACAAAGTCGCAGCAGTTGGGGTTCTGGTAGCACTCCAGAGCCTGGGGATCTCCATCCCGCCACCAATGCATCATGATGGGCAGGAAGGAGACCAAGGCAGAGATGGCCCAGACCGTGCAGATGATGCCCTTGGCCCGGCCCTTGGTCATGAGGCTCTGGTAGCGGAAAGGCGAGGTGATGGCCAGGTAGCGGTCGATGGCAATAACGCACAGGGTCTCGATGCTGGCCGTCACGCACAGCACGTCCAGCGAGGTCCAGCACTCGCACAGGAAAGAGCCCCAGACCCAGTGGCCCCGTACCACCAGCGTGGCCCCGAAGGGCACCACCAGCGAGCCCATCACCAGGTCGGCGCAGGCCAGCGAGGTGATGAAGAGGTTGGTGAGGGTCTGCAGCCGCTGCGTGCGCCCGATGGCCGCGATCACCAGCACGTTGCCCACCACGATCAGCAGCACCATCAGGGCCATCAGCATACCCACCGCCCACTGGTGGgagggcagctccctgctgcccgGCGGGTAGGGCAGGGTGGAGGCGCTGCTGGGGGGGACGGGCGGCGGGGAGCTGGATCGGTTGGGGGGGTTGCAATCTGGGGCGAGCCAGCCATCTCCCATGGCTGGGGCGGCTCAGGGCAGCCGGCTGCGGCGCCGGGCTGGAGGCATGAAGGCGAGGCGGGGCgccctccctgcagcagcagccggagcgaTCTCCCGGCCGCTGCCGCCGCTCCGGGGCTGCAGCATGCTTCTGAGCGCCCCGCCGCGGGCTCCGGCGCCCCGCCCCGTCCCCTGCGCGTCACGGGCCGCGCGGCCAATGGCGCGGGGCAGCGGCCACACCCACCCGGCTTCCCCCGGCTCCGCGCGGCTCCGTCCCCCGGGCTCGGCTCGGAGCGGCCGGGAGAGTCTGTGTCTGCCCCGGGCTCGCTTCAAACCTCGCTCCCATCCCATCGCCCCCGTGCATCGGCCTGCCCCAGCCGGAGGCGGGCTTGTGGGGTGCTAGAGGCACCGACTGCGAGCGAGAAGTGGGGCCAGTGCCAGCAACTTGTTGCAAAGatttccccccccagcacctcttcctCCCTCGTGTCCTGTGTTGCTCTGGTTAGCCCAGGGCGGTGCGTACACCAAGGGGTAGGCATAGGAGACCCTCTGTAGCTAGtgcccactagggtgaccagacagccagtgtgaaaactcgggacagggggtgagggataatgggagcccatataagaaaaagacccaaaaatcgggactgtccctataaaattgacaggtttcagagtagcagccgtgttagtctgtatccgcaaaaagaacaggagtacttgtggcaccttagagactaacaaatttgttagtctct is a genomic window of Chrysemys picta bellii isolate R12L10 chromosome 7, ASM1138683v2, whole genome shotgun sequence containing:
- the ADRB1 gene encoding beta-1 adrenergic receptor isoform X1, which translates into the protein MGDGWLAPDCNPPNRSSSPPPVPPSSASTLPYPPGSRELPSHQWAVGMLMALMVLLIVVGNVLVIAAIGRTQRLQTLTNLFITSLACADLVMGSLVVPFGATLVVRGHWVWGSFLCECWTSLDVLCVTASIETLCVIAIDRYLAITSPFRYQSLMTKGRAKGIICTVWAISALVSFLPIMMHWWRDGDPQALECYQNPNCCDFVTNRAYAIASSIISFYIPLIIMIFVYIRVYREAKEQMRKIDRCEGRFYCSHPQPPAPAQSHQPILGNGRTSRRRTSRILALKEQKALKTLGIIMGVFTLCWLPFFLVNVVKVFSRDLVPDQLFVFFNWLGYANSAFNPIIYCRSPDFRKAFKRLLCCPRKADRRLHASAGELSRYPGSFINTLGTPERSLGGTWSDCNGGTQGGSDSSLEERNSKISYSESKNCSERRGKPSRPASSSGPAPYACTVCGKDSHLRSGLFSHSQCCSMTPTAPN
- the ADRB1 gene encoding beta-1 adrenergic receptor isoform X2 — protein: MGDGWLAPDCNPPNRSSSPPPVPPSSASTLPYPPGSRELPSHQWAVGMLMALMVLLIVVGNVLVIAAIGRTQRLQTLTNLFITSLACADLVMGSLVVPFGATLVVRGHWVWGSFLCECWTSLDVLCVTASIETLCVIAIDRYLAITSPFRYQSLMTKGRAKGIICTVWAISALVSFLPIMMHWWRDGDPQALECYQNPNCCDFVTNRAYAIASSIISFYIPLIIMIFVYIRVYREAKEQMRKIDRCEGRFYCSHPQPPAPAQSHQPILGNGRTSRRRTSRILALKEQKALKTLGIIMGVFTLCWLPFFLVNVVKVFSRDLVPDQLFVFFNWLGYANSAFNPIIYCRSPDFRKAFKRLLCCPRKADRRLHASAGELSRYPGSFINTLGTPERSLGGTWSDCNGGTQGGSDSSLEERNSKISYSESKVTRWKIIIL